The window AGAAAagtcaaaccctaaaaaaatctgctctttatttactttttgaatttttttttccaataataagaatattaataaatgatatattCCTAAATTTACTTGGGCGTTACTCCAAATTTTCCTAAATACCTCgctgtcttttctttttctttttattttgttttgtgtgtcaCCGGCGGCCTCTCACATACCCTAAAGTAGCTTGATAGTTTCCATATTGCATATTCACATTCGCAGCCTCTCTTACAAAACTCCCTCAGCTTTGTTTTGGATCTGAGCGAGAGaggttgaaaaaaaactatttgccCGAATCATCTATCATGAGTTTCCATAGCTTTTACAAGAGAGCTTTTAGCTTGTTCAAGGCTCACCCTTCTACTtccaagcttcttcttctcagcacCTTCAGGTCTCTCCTTATTTTTGCTTTAGATCTGGTTCACCATTCTACACatcttctttttaattcttctttccgctatatattatatgatttgactgttttcttgattttctcatcgtcttttatattattagtcTTGTAATATTTTTGACCGCTCTCTTATATGCATGAATCCGATTTTTTCGTATTTTTATTGTGATGCATGACAATGAATACCAGCTTCatacgttttttttcttttcaattcaaatccatgtgttttggtAACGTATAGACTTCATTAGATCCGGTTTCAAACATGTCTTAGAACctctaattattatttaagtTTATGTCTTTATCCTATTTCtgatcttttatgtatttttttgtgcaGCGGTGGTGGTGTACTGGTGTATACGGACTCGAGTCCATTGAGACGTTTATTACACGCAGACGCAACTCTTGATGAAAATGGCCAAccaataaggaagaagaaggtggtcgTTCTCGGGAGTGGATGGAGCGGCTACAGCTTCTTGAATTACTTGAACAACCCTAACTATGATGTTCAAGTTGTGTCTCCTCGTAACTTTTTCCTCTTCACTCCTCTCTTGCCAAGTGTTACCAATGGCACTGTTGAAGCTCGTAGCATTGTTGAACCCATTCGTGGTCTTATGCGCAAGGTCACCATCTAACCCTTGCAGCCTCTCAtcttatcattattattactattattcaAGTTTTTAAGCTTTTTATACTATAACATCTCAGAAAGGATTTGAGTACACAGAAGCAGAGTGTGTCCAGATTGATGCATCGAACAAGAAAATCCACTGCCGGTCCAAGGATGGGTCAAGTCTTACGGGCACGGCTGAGTTTGACATGGACTATGACATTTTAGTCATAGCTGTTGGAGCTAAGCCTAACACATTCAACACCCCTGGAGTTGAGGAACATGCCTATTTCCTCAAAGAAGCGGAGGATGCTCTTAACATCCGTCATTCAGTCATCGACTGTTTCGAGAGAGCCTCTCTTCCGAATCTaactgaagaagagaggaaaaagattctgcattttgttgtggttggtGGTGGACCAACTGGTGTCGAGTTCTCAGCTGAGCTTCATGATTTCTTAGTCGATGATGTGGCCAAGATATACCCAAAGGTCCAAGAGTTCACAAGAATCACTCTTCTTGAAGCAGGCGACCACATTCTCAACATGTAAGTTTCCACTCAAGCTTCTATAAACTGCTGCTTTTTCTTTGTAAGAATGTTTTGGCTCTATTTTCCTATACAGGTTTGACAAGAGGATCACTGCTTTTGCCGAGGAAAAGTTCCAAAGAGACGGTATTGATTTGAAGACAGGGTCAATGGTTGTGGGAGTGACTGCGGATGAGATATCCACAAAGGAAAGAGAAACTGGCAAAATTGTCTCTGAACCTTATGGTATGGTTGTGTGGTCAACAGGAATTGGTTCACGTCCTGTCATCAGAGACTTTATGCAGCAGATTGGTCAGGGGCAGAGGCGTGTGTTGGCAACTGATGAATGGCTTAGAGTGGAGGGTTGCGACAGTGTGTATGCTTTAGGTGATACTGCAACGATCAACCAACGCAGAGTCATGGTACCATCTCAACACAcccatatgtatatatatatatattattatagacGTTTCCCTTGTGAGATGAAGACTGACTGTGTTGTTGAACAAACAGGAAGATATAGCTGCGATTTTCAGCAAAGCAGACAAGGGAAATACAGGAACATTGAACAAGAAAGATTTCAATGGGGTGGTGAAAGACATTTGCCAGAGGTACCCTCAGGTGGAGCTCTACTTGAAGAAGAATAAACTGAAGAACATTGCACAGTTGCTCAAGAGTGCAAATGGTGAGGACACACAAGTAAATATCGAAAAGTTTAAGCAAGCCCTCTCTGAAGTGGATTCGCAGATGAAGAACCTTCCAGCAACTGCACAGGTAAGCAAATNNNNNNNNNNNNNNNNNNNNNNNNNNNNNNNNNNNNNNNNNNNNNNNNNNNNNNNNNNNNNNNNNNNNNNNNNNNNNNNNNNNNNNNNNNNNNNNNNNNNNNNNNNNNNNNNNNNNNNNNNNNNNNNNNNNNNNNNNNNNNNNNNNNNNNNNNNNNNNNNNNNNNNNNNNNNNNNNNNNNNNNNNNNNNNNNNNNNNNNNNNNNNNNNNNNNNNNNNNNNNNNNNNNNNNNNNNNNNNNNNNNNNNNNNNNNNNNNNNNNNNNNNNNNNNNNNNNNNNNNNNNNNNNNNNNNNNNNNNNNNNNNNNNNNNNNNNNNNNNNNNNNNNNNNNNNNNNNNNNNNNNNNNNNNNNNNNNNNNNNNNNNNNNNNNNNNNNNNNNNNNNNNNNNNNNNNNNNNNNNNNNNNNNNNNNNNNNNNNNNNNNNNNNNNNNNNNNNNNNNNNNNNNNNNNNNNNNNNNNNNNNNNNNNNNNNNNNNNNNNNNNNNNNNNNNNNNNNNNNNNNNNNNNNNNNNNNNNNNNNNNNNNNNNNNNNNNNNNNNNNNNNNNNNNNNNNNNNNNNNNNNNNNNNNNNNNNNNNNNNNNNNNNNNNNNNNNNNNNNNNNNNNNNNNNNNNNNNNNNNNNNNNNNNNNNNNNNNNNNNNNNNNNNNNNNNNNNNNNNNNNNNNNNNNNNNNNNNNNNNNNNNNNNNNNNNNNNNNNNNNNNNNNNNNNNNNNNNNNNNNNNNNNNNNNNNNNNNNNNNNNNNNNNNNNNNNNNNNNNNNNNNNNNNNNNNNNNNNNNNNNNNNNNNNNNNNNNNNNNNNNNNNNNNNNNNNNNNNNNNNNNNNNNNNNNNNNNNNNNNNNNNNNNNNNNNNNNNNNNNNNNNNNNNNNNNNNNNNNNNNNNNNNNNNNNNNNNNNNNNNNNNNNNNNNNNNNNNNNNNNNNNNNNNNNNNNNNNNNNNNNNNNNNNNNNNNNNNNNNNNNNNNNNNNNNNNNNNNNNNNNNNNNNNNNNNNNNNNNNNNNNNNNNNNNNNNNNNNNNNNNNNNNNNNNNNNNNNNNNNNNNNNNNNNNNNNNNNNNNNNNNNNNNNNNNNNNNNNNNNNNNNNNNNNNNNNNNNNNNNNNNNNNNNNNNNNNNNNNNNNNNNNNNNNNNNNNNNNNNNNNNNNNNNNNNNNNNNNNNNNNNNNNNNNNNNNNNNNNNNNNNNNNNNNNNNNNNNNNNNNNNNNNNNNNNNNNNNNNNNNNNNNNNNNNNNNNNNNNNNNNNNNNNNNNNNNNNNNNNNNNNNNNNNNNNNNNNNNNNNNNNNNNNNNNNNNNNNNNNNNNNNNNNNNNNNNNNNNNNNNNNNNNNNNNNNNNNNNNNNNNNNNNNNNNNNNNNNNNNNNNNNNNNNNNNNNNNNNNNNNNNNNNNNNNNNNNNNNNNNNNNNNNNNNNNNNNNNNNNNNNNNNNNNNNNNNNNNNNNNNNNNNNNNNNNNNNNNNNNNNNNNNNNNNNNNNNNNNNNNNNNNNNNNNNNNNNNNNNNNNNNNNNNNNNNNNNNNNNNNNNNNNNNNNNNNNNNNNNNNNNNNNNNNNNNNNNNNNNNNNNNNNNNNNNNNNNNNNNNNNNNNNNNNNNNNNNNNNNNNNNNNNNNNNNNNNNNNNNNNNNNNNNNNNNNNNNNNNNNNNNNNNNNNNNNNNNNNNNNNNNNNNNNNNNNNNNNNNNNNNNNNNNNNNNNNNNNNNNNNNNNNNNNNNNNNNNNNNNNNNNNNNNNNNNNNNNNNNNNNNNNNNNNNNNNNNNNNNNNNNNNNNNNNNNNNNNNNNNNNNNNNNNNNNNNNNNNNNNNNNNNNNNNNNNNNNNNNNNNNNNNNNNNNNNNNNNNNNNNNNNNNNNNNNNNNNNNNNNNNNNNNNNNNNNNNNNNNNNNNNNNNNNNNNNNNNNNNNNNNNNNNNNNNNNNNNNNNNNNNNNNNNNNNNNNNNNNNNNNNNNNNNNNNNNNNNNNNNNNNNNNNNNNNNNNNNNNNNNNNNNNNNNNNNNNNNNNNNNNNNNNNNNNNNNNNNNNNNNNNNNNNNNNNNNNNNNNNNNNNNNNNNNNNNNNNNNNNNNNNNNNNNNNNNNNNNNNNNNNNNNNNNNNNNNNNNNNNNNNNNNNNNNNNNNNNNNNNNNNNNNNNNNNNNNNNNNNNNNNNNNNNNNNNNNNNNNNNNNNNNNNNNNNNNNNNNNNNNNNNNNNNNNNNNNNNNNNNNNNNNNNNNNNNNNNNNNNNNNNNNNNNNNNNNNNNNNNNNNNNNNNNNNNNNNNNNNNNNNNNNNNNNNNNNNNNNNNNNNNNNNNNNNNNNNNNNNNNNNNNNNNNNNNNNNNNNNNNNNNNNNNNNNNNNNNNNNNNNNNNNNNNNNNNNNNNNNNNNNNNNNNNNNNNNNNNNNNNNNNNNNNNNNNNNNNNNNNNNNNNNNNNNNNNNNNNNNNNNNNNNNNNNNNNNNNNNNNNNNNNNNNNNNNNNNNNNNNNNNNNNNNNNNNNNNNNNNNNNNNNNNNNNNNNNNNNNNNNNNNNNNNNNNNNNNNNNNNNNNNNNNNNNNNNNNNNNNNNNNNNNNNNNNNNNNNNNNNNNNNNNNNNNNNNNNNNNNNNNNNNNNNNNNNNNNNNNNNNNNNNNNNNNNNNNNNNNNNNNNNNNNNNNNNNNNNNNNNNNNNNNNNNNNNNNNNNNNNNNNNNNNNNNNNNNNNNNNNNNNNNNNNNNNNNNNNNNNNNNNNNNNNNNNNNNNNNNNNNNNNNNNNNNNNNNNNNNNNNNNNNNNNNNNNNNNNNNNNNNNNNNNNNNNNNNNNNNNNNNNNNNNNNNNNNNNNNNNNNNNNNNNNNNNNNNNNNNNNNNNNNNNNNNNNNNNNNNNNNNNNNNNNNNNNNNNNNNNNNNNNNNNNNNNNNNNNNNNNNNNNNNNNNNNNNNNNNNNNNNNNNNNNNNNNNNNNNNNNNNNNNNNNNNNNNNNNNNNNNNNNNNNNNNNNNNNNNNNNNNNNNNNNNNNNNNNNNNNNNNNNNNNNNNNNNNNNNNNNNNNNNNNNNNNNNNNNNNNNNNNNNNNNNNNNNNNNNNNNNNNNNNNNNNNNNNNNNNNNNNNNNNNNNNNNNNNNNNNNNNNNNNNNNNNNNNNNNNNNNNNNNNNNNNNNNNNNNNNNNNNNNNNNNNNNNNNNNNNNNNNNNNNNNNNNNNNNNNNNNNNNNNNNNNNNNNNNNNNNNNNNNNNNNNNNNNNNNNNNNNNNNNNNNNNNNNNNNNNNNNNNNNNNNNNNNNNNNNNNNNNNNNNNNNNNNNNNNNNNNNNNNNNNNNNNNNNNNNNNNNNNNNNNNNNNNNNNNNNNNNNNNNNNNNNNNNNNNNNNNNNNNNNNNNNNNNNNNNNNNNNNNNNNNNNNNNNNNNNNNNNNNNNNNNNNNNNNNNNNNNNNNNNNNNNNNNNNNNNNNNNNNNNNNNNNNNNNNNNNNNNNNNNNNNNNNNNNNNNNNNNNNNNNNNNNNNNNNNNNNNNNNNNNNNNNNNNNNNNNNNNNNNNNNNNNNNNNNNNNNNNNNNNNNNNNNNNNNNNNNNNNNNNNNNNNNNNNNNNNNNNNNNNNNNNNNNNNNNNNNNNNNNNNNNNNNNNNNNNNNNNNNNNNNNNNNNNNNNNNNNNNNNNNNNNNNNNNNNNNNNNNNNNNNNNNNNNNNNNNNNNNNNNNNNNNNNNNNNNNNNNNNNNNNNNNNNNNNNNNNNNNNNNNNNNNNNNNNNNNNNNNNNNNNNNNNNNNNNNNNNNNNNNNNNNNNNNNNNNNNNNNNNNNNNNNNNNNNNNNNNNNNNNNNNNNNNNNNNNNNNNNNNNNNNNNNNNNNNNNNNNNNNNNNNNNNNNNNNNNNNNNNNNNNNNNNNNNNNNNNNNNNNNNNNNNNNNNNNNNNNNNNNNNNNNNNNNNNNNNNNNNNNNNNNNNNNNNNNNNNNNNNNNNNNNNNNNNNNNNNNNNNNNNNNNNNNNNNNNNNNNNNNNNNNNNNNNNNNNNNNNNNNNNNNNNNNNNNNNNNNNNNNNNNNNNNNNNNNNNNNNNNNNNNNNNNNNNNNNNNNNNNNNNNNNNNNNNNNNNNNNNNNNNNNNNNNNNNNNNNNNNNNNNNNNNNNNNNNNNNNNNNNNNNNNNNNNNNNNNNNNNNNNNNNNNNNNNNNNNNNNNNNNNNNNNNNNNNNNNNNNNNNNNNNNNNNNNNNNNNNNNNNNNNNNNNNNNNNNNNNNNNNNNNNNNNNNNNNNNNNNNNNNNNNNNNNNNNNNNNNNNNNNNNNNNNNNNNNNNNNNNNNNNNNNNNNNNNNNNNNNNNNNNNNNNNNNNNNNNNNNNNNNNNNNNNNNNNNNNNNNNNNNNNNNNNNNNNNNNNNNNNNNNNNNNNNNNNTCAGAAAGGATTTGAGTACACAGAAGCAGAGTGTGTCAAGATTGATGCATCGAACAAGAAAATCCACTGCCGGTCCAAGGATGGGTCAAGTCTTAAGGGCACGGCTGAGTTTGACATGGACTATGACATTTTAGTCATAGCTGTTGGAGCTAAGCCTAACACATTCAACACCCCTGGAGTTGAGGAACATGCCTATTTCCTCAAAGAAGCGGAGGATGCTCTTAACATCCGTCATTCAGTCATCGACTGTTTCGAGAGAGCCTCTCTTCCGAATCTaactgaagaagagaggaaaaagattctgcattttgttgtggttggtGGTGGACCAACTGGTGTCGAGTTCTCAGCTGAGCTTCATGATTTCTTAGTCGATGATGTGGCCAAGATATACCCAAAGGTCCAAGAGTTCACAAGAATCACTCTTCTTGAAGCAGGCGACCACATTCTCAACATGTAAGTTTCCACTCAAGCTTCTATAAACTGCTGCCTTTTCTTTGTAAGAATGTTTTGGCTCTATTCTCCTATACAGGTTTGACAAGAGGATCACTGCTTTTGCCGAGGAAAAGTTCCAAAGAGACGGTATTGATTTGAAGACAGGGTCAATGGTTGTGGGAGTGACTGCGGATGAGATATCCACAAAGGAAAGAGAAACTGGCAAAGTTGTCTCTGAACCTTATGGTATGGTTGTGTGGTCAACAGGAATTGGTTCACGTCCTGTCATCAGAGACTTTATGCAGCAGATTGGTCAGGGGCAGAGGCGTGTGTTGGCAACTGATGAATGGCTTAGAGTGGAGGGTTGCGACAGTGTGTATGCTTTAGGTGATACTGCAACGATCAACCAACGCAGAGTCATGGTACCATCTCAACACAcccatatgtatatatatatatattattatagacGTTTCCCTTGTGAGATGAAGACTGACTGTGTTGTTGAACAAACAGGAAGATATAGCTGCGATTTTCAGCAAAGCAGACAAGGGAAATACAGGAACATTGAACAAGAAAGATTTCAATGGGGTGGTGAAAGACATTTGCCAGAGGTACCCTCAGGTGGAGCTCTACTTGAAGAAGAATAAACTGAAGAACATTGCACAGTTGCTCAAGAGTGCAAATGGTGAGGACACACAAGTAAATATCGAAAAGTTTAAGCAAGCCCTCTCTGAAGTGGATTCGCAGATGAAGAACCTTCCAGCAACTGCACAGGTAAGCAAATGATTCCACAAGATGGAATGAATTCAATCCGGGAGAGAGAGATGTTGTGattaatgagatatatataactGCATGCAGGTAGCATCACAACAAGGAAAGTACCTCGCAAAGTGCTTCAACCAAATGGAGAAGTGTGAGAAGAAGCCAGAGGGACCGTTGAGGTTCAGAGGAGAGGGTCGACACAGGTTCCAACCATTCAGGTACAAACATTTTGGATCGTTTGCTCCGCTGGGAGGGGAACAGACAGCAGCTGAACTGCCAGGGGATTGGGTCTCCATAGGACACAGCAGCCAGTGGCTCTGGTACTCTGTCTACGCCAGCAAACTGGTGAGCTGGCGCACGAGGATGCTCGTTATCTCTGACTGGACTCGACGCTTTGTCTTTGGCCGCGACTCCAGCAGCATCTAATCTTGAGCAAATTCTCTTTTCCCTTCCcccattttttgttcttttttagtTCTACGGTCATTCTTGTCTTTTTATCAAACTCAAAAACCGAAATCAGAGGGAATTTTGGATCTATCTATATACCCTCTCAAGTctttatgtatgtttttttaaaccGACGAGATCACATCGCTCACACTACACAGCCACTTCTTTGTTCCTCTTCCCTTTCTCTGTTTGTGTGGCGGCTCTATGCTACACAAGATGCTGATTGGATCAATTTGAAAATAAAGGATTTTGACCGTTGGCCAATAAATTTGGGACTATTGGACCTTTCATTATAGATGGCCATTAGGCGTTTAATAAGGCCCAAACATTAGACTCATCACTATACTTACTCCCTCTGGTTGAAGTATCGATCAGAGCTCTCTGGATGATCAACAACAATCAGGGCGTTGCCTTTGTTTGAGCCCAAGAAGATGAATCACTGTGTACTTTTATAACTTCATCTCCTTCTACTCTCAAGGTTATCACTTAGTTTTTCTGCCTAGTACATTATATAGAGGTTTTACcgtaataaaaaataaactgaaCTGATGCGGTTGGTAAATCAATggccctttttttttatttttttaacaatgatTTCAATTAAACAGAATAGGGTTCGATACATAACCGGAGGAGAGCCTCCTTAGCCAGCGCATCAGCTTGGCGATTTTGATTCCGAGGaatgaaagtaaaaagacaGGAATTAAAGGTAGCAGATAGAGCTAAGACATCGTGGAGAGTCCCGTGAAGTTCCTTCTGGAGGTTCTTCTGACAGAGAGCTTGGACTAGCACTTGCGAGTCGGAAGCAAAAGTGATATCGGTGATGCCTGGTTCACTCACAACTCTCATCGCAGTGAGAGTTGCCAGTGCTTCGGTCATCAGGGGGGATCCTACATCGATCGCGGAAGCAGATCCTTGCAGCTGGGTAGCGTCAGATTGGTCTTTTATAATCCACCCGTACCCCGCCTTTTCATTTTCCTTCCACGAGACATCCGTGAAACAGGTCAGAGTCGGGGTTGATCTATTGGTTGTTGGAGATTTGGGTGCCTTGACAGGTTGCGGGATGATTGATTGAGCAATTTGCCACTCTCTAGCTCTAATCAGGGCTATGAGCACTGTGTCTTCCTCCAGGATTTTTTTCTTACTGAAGATCAGTTGGTTGCGAGTGGTCCACAGAGACCAGAATATCCATGGAGAGATAGGTCCCAGAGCTAATCCCGAGGGTGGTAAGCATACGAgctcttttgctttcttaataCCATCCTTTATTGTCAAGGTAGAATCAGAGAGGAAAGGGGTTTTAACTGGTACCTTGGCCCATATTCGTCGAGAAAACTGACAGTGGAGAAATAGATGTGACACGGTTTCCTCTTCTCCACAGTGGGGACAATGATCTGAGTCTGTGATATGTCTGTATTTCAGGTTTTCTCCGACTGGGAGGGCGTTCTGTGCTGCTTTCCATAGGAGGAGCTTGTTTTTTTGAGATGTCTTTGTTGCCCAGATATCGGAGTTCCAGCTGAAATTGTCTTGGCTAGAAGAGAGTAGGTTG is drawn from Camelina sativa cultivar DH55 chromosome 1, Cs, whole genome shotgun sequence and contains these coding sequences:
- the LOC104792308 gene encoding external alternative NAD(P)H-ubiquinone oxidoreductase B4, mitochondrial, with amino-acid sequence MSFHSFYKRAFSLFKAHPSTSKLLLLSTFSGGGVLVYTDSSPLRRLLHADATLDENGQPIRKKKVVVLGSGWSGYSFLNYLNNPNYDVQVVSPRNFFLFTPLLPSVTNGTVEARSIVEPIRGLMRKKGFEYTEAECVKIDASNKKIHCRSKDGSSLKGTAEFDMDYDILVIAVGAKPNTFNTPGVEEHAYFLKEAEDALNIRHSVIDCFERASLPNLTEEERKKILHFVVVGGGPTGVEFSAELHDFLVDDVAKIYPKVQEFTRITLLEAGDHILNMFDKRITAFAEEKFQRDGIDLKTGSMVVGVTADEISTKERETGKVVSEPYGMVVWSTGIGSRPVIRDFMQQIGQGQRRVLATDEWLRVEGCDSVYALGDTATINQRRVMEDIAAIFSKADKGNTGTLNKKDFNGVVKDICQRYPQVELYLKKNKLKNIAQLLKSANGEDTQVNIEKFKQALSEVDSQMKNLPATAQVASQQGKYLAKCFNQMEKCEKKPEGPLRFRGEGRHRFQPFRYKHFGSFAPLGGEQTAAELPGDWVSIGHSSQWLWYSVYASKLVSWRTRMLVISDWTRRFVFGRDSSSI
- the LOC104708728 gene encoding uncharacterized protein LOC104708728 — protein: MGPPAEAHQNLKVADLLLPGTCDWNLEQIRHIIPHHEKEILKLRPSANGAPDIWAWLPTPNGIYSAKSGYIEASKLEFEPADSINLLSSSQDNFSWNSDIWATKTSQKNKLLLWKAAQNALPVGENLKYRHITDSDHCPHCGEEETVSHLFLHCQFSRRIWAKVPVKTPFLSDSTLTIKDGIKKAKELVCLPPSGLALGPISPWIFWSLWTTRNQLIFSKKKILEEDTVLIALIRAREWQIAQSIIPQPVKAPKSPTTNRSTPTLTCFTDVSWKENEKAGYGWIIKDQSDATQLQGSASAIDVGSPLMTEALATLTAMRVVSEPGITDITFASDSQVLVQALCQKNLQKELHGTLHDVLALSATFNSCLFTFIPRNQNRQADALAKEALLRLCIEPYSV